A single window of Lutzomyia longipalpis isolate SR_M1_2022 chromosome 1, ASM2433408v1 DNA harbors:
- the LOC129786909 gene encoding acyl-CoA Delta-9 desaturase-like: MIHSVLLLFVCGFAVTIGAHRYYTHRAFKATTTLRLIFVLLFSMSGQNTMWAWVRNHRQHHKYSDTDADPHNARRGFFFSHIGWFLCYKNPKVIHYGRQMNMRDLDADPFVKFQTLFFIEMYILLAIVIPCATQIYFWNEDPLKSFLVCYCARTCLALNLMCLVNSYAHTYGTKPYDNTILPGENKIISMITVGEGWHNYHHAFPWDYRTSELGTPHNWSTAVINYFIKKGWIYDVKTASEESIKKRILKTGDKSYEKYEDFANTNTISL; the protein is encoded by the exons ATGATTCACA gtGTGCTACTTCTTTTTGTTTGTGGTTTTGCGGTTACAATTGGAGCTCATAGATACTACACCCATCGTGCATTTAAAGCAACCACCACCCTACGGCTCATTTTTGTGCTGTTGTTCTCTATGAGCGGGCAGAATACAATGTGGGCTTGGGTGAGGAATCATCGACAGCATCATAAATACTCCGACACCGACGCTGATCCCCATAATGCAAGAAGGGGGTTCTTCTTCTCTCACATTGGTTGGTTTTTGTGCTACAAAAATCCCAAAGTCATCCACTACGGCAGACAGATGAATATGCGGGATTTAGATGCAGATCCTTTTGTAAAGTTCCAGACTTT GTTTTTCATCGAAATGTACATTTTGTTGGCAATCGTGATACCCTGCGCCACCCAAATTTACTTCTGGAATGAAGATCCTCTGAAATCCTTCCTGGTGTGCTATTGTGCCAGAACGTGCCTTGCACTCAATTTGATGTGTCTCGTCAATAGTTATGCCCATACATACGGCACAAAGCCCTACGATAATACCATCCTTCCTggtgagaataaaattatcagcATGATAACTGTTGGGGAAGGATGGCATAACTACCATCACGCTTTCCCATGGGACTACAGAACTTCAGAATTGGGGACGCCCCACAACTGGTCCACTGCTGTGATTAactatttcataaaaaagggATGGATATACGACGTCAAGACAGCCAGTGAGGAATCCATCAAGAAACGCATCTTGAAGACTGGAGATAAATCTTATGAAAAGTACGAAGACTTTGCTAATACGAACACTATTTCACTTTAA